DNA sequence from the Solea solea chromosome 12, fSolSol10.1, whole genome shotgun sequence genome:
atataatatgtcgtccaaaatcaccaaaaaaagtcatagtatagtatgtcgtccaaaatcagtcaaaaaaagtcatagtatagtatgtcgtccaaaatcacttaaaaaaagtcaatagtatagtatgtcgtccaaaatcagtcaaaaaaagtcatagtatagtatgtcgtccaaaatcagtcaaaaaaagtcatagtatagtatgtcgtccaaaatcagtcaaaaaagtcagagtttagtatgtggtccaaaatctgtcaaaaagtcataggatagtatgtcgtccaaaatcagtcaaaaaagtcagagtttagtatgtggtccaaaatcagtcaaaaagtcatagtatagtatgttgtccaaaatcagtccaaaaagtcatagtatagtatgtcgtccaaaatcagacaaaaagtcatagtatagtatgtcgtccaaaatcagtcaaaaaagtcagagtttagtatgtggtccaaaatcagttcaaaaagtcatagtatagtatgtcgtccaaaatcagttcaaaaagtcagagtatagtatgtcgtccaaaatcagttcaaaaagtcatagtatagtatgtcgtccaaaatcagttcaaaaagtcagagtatagtatgtcgtccaaaatcagacaaaaagtcatagtatagtatgttgtccaaaatcagtttaaaaagtcagagtatagtatgtcgtccaaaatcagtttaaaaagtcagagtatactatgtcgtccaaaatcagacaaaaagtcatagtatagtatgttgtccaaaatcagtccaaaaagtcagagtatagtatgtcgtccaaaatcagacaaaaagtcatagtatagtatgtcgtccaaaatcagtttaaaaagtcatagtatagcatgtcgtccaaaatcagtcaaaatcagattttttggtgtttttgggtcatctgttattgaaagacGTCCAACAGATCCTGAGGTCAGGGGTTCAAATCTTGGATTAAACAACTTTTTAAGCACAACATTCAACACACAGAGTGAATTGGTCTGAGAAAACCtgaggaagagtgtggacagttagctcagctggttagagagcaGCCTTTCAGTCATTTAACCTGTCATTTTGATGTTTACCCTGAGGTAAGATGTAAAGACCAAAGAAATGTTGGAATTGTAAGTCTGTCTGATTTATCTGGCTGTGTTTGTATGTACTgtttttcaaatgcattctggATTTCCTCTAATTTAGTAGTTACCTTGTTTGTTAGACTCATCTACTGCTAGATATGTGTGTTGTGGCTGAGGTGGTTGTATTTAAGTAATGGTAGTTAAGGTTTAGTatagttgtatgaggtactgacacattttCAGCGCTGACCGCAACATTTCTGCTCCCCGTGTTGCACCGAGAACTATCCTGAAACAGTGGCTCAGTGATTTACCTCATGGCACATAAgagtcgatccactgctgcatctATCAGTAACTTCAAATTGTGTGACTTCTATGTTTGAAAACCTCAATTCAGGTTTAttcaagtgacacaaacttaaaaaaatgagGCCCTATGAACTCAAATCATAATAGACTTAAGCGGATGTAGAGTGTAATAGGTGAGCCTCGTGTTACATGGTTAAAATCCATTTTTCTTGTGTCCTTACTGTACAATTACACTTTAACAAGCCTGGACTATCCCTTTGTAAAGTTTTGAAAATAACTGCAAAGCAAATGGGAAAACTGTCTCATGCCTCAATGTGATATCACTCAAATGGAAATTCTGTCATGAAACAATTGGACTTCACTGGTTTCCACAGCTTCAAACAGTCAGTGTCACACCACTCGTTTGGAATTTCAGCTCAAACTATCAGTGAAGGGACACATCCTCACAGGGTTTCCAGGAGAGACTTCGGCAAAGGGAACGTTTCATCTTGGCACACCTTTAAGGTTCAAACTGGATGTCCTGAAGCCGGCTGAAGGTGTGTCCATTCAGGTTGGACAAAGACATGAACAGgtctttgctgctgttgcaCTCGTCGCCAGTCCAGTCGACACGAACGACCACGGACCTGTCGCCAAGGTACGATCCCCCGTCTGGCCACGTCAGTCCCAAGTGATGACGATGGACCTGCCAAACAGCAGGAGAACAGCTCAATTACAATACATGAGcgtacattttacaaaaatacacccagtcactctcctgcaccaaagtccataaagaaaatcagggTTTTTGAGGTTTCAGGGACATGGGAGATGCTGGGCTACTTCGTTTGATAATAATAACACGTTAAGACTTCAtgaaagaggcagcagtggatcaacaactcctgtgtgctgtgatgtaaaatatgtgattttctctatggactttggagCGAGACAGttaacaaaaagacacaaacttcTATTTTCAGTTAAAAGTGGCTGTCTATTTCTTCTTCCTCAGATATCATGGACAAAAGCAGGCATAGATGTGATCAAAATTAACagattaaaatctgttttacttGTAACACTGCTGTTAGGAGCCCACTATTTCTTTGTCTGGTTTCCTTCACGTTGACACATTGCTTCCATTTGTATTAACTAAAGATAATGGAAAttatccccacccggccaaaaaaaagggctggggtacccctgagcaaggtacccaacccccaatgctccccgggcactactcagtgtggcagcccactgctcctaattctaggatgggtcaaatgcagaggaatgctttccctaaggggattaataaaattaaattcttaAATACTCTTGAGTCATAATCAAATAGTGAGGCAGCTAAACTCTTCACACTCAATGTGTGCACATGAATTGAATTCAGATTAAACCGTATATAGACTCAACCCACTTTGATGAGCGTGCCGTCGTCACAGTGCCAGACGATGCCCTCGACTCGGCCCTCTTGACTCTGATGGAACCAAGAGCACAGCTGCTGGAAGTCCACTGGTGGAGGGTTCCTGATTTGAATGCTCCCGTGTGACACCAGGCAGTGAATGGGCTGCTTCTTACTCCCCAGTCCTGTCATGACGAGCGAGATTCAGCTTAAAATACTCCCATTTTACAcagaacgtccataaaactaaTTTATGTCGATGTATTTGCTGTACTTAGATGCAACGCAAACAAAAATGTGACCCTTCTCACCAAGTTTCACTCATGGCAACTAAAGCGTATTCAGGCTTTTGATATTACATTTTATGCGTAGCCTGgcaagtataaatataaatattaccaTAAGGATTCCCGTTGACATTGGTTCCTATGAGCTCCAGGGTCTGCTCCATGAGGTCAGCCAGTGGAACATCTGCAATATCCAGCATGTCTTCATCATCTGCGTTAGGCCTGAGAACAAGGGCAGCACCAGATCCGTAGTCCACCACAGAGGAGTGCCAACAgtactgtttgttgttgttctccacCGGCACCCAGCCTGAACAATGACATCAATCCAAAAAAGGGTCAATCGACCAAATCTAGGCAGCAAGTAAGAATTCAAGTAAGCATATTACCTCACATGAGAAAATGAAGCAGGTTTTATGAAGATGTGGTTTTTGTCTCTTAACAATACATGTGCCAGTCACAAACAATTATATTTTGTCGTGTGTTGTGAAGTTAACGTCTTCATCTAGATGTTTCGTCAACTGTCAGGCCAAAACATGTTCTCCGTGTTGCTCTCTTTATTTAAACCAATGCACTGATTACCTACTTTTCAGTAAAGGTAAGCTCAAGATCTCTTCCTCCTCAACTATGAGCACAAACATAGACTTAAATTACAAATAAgtgcaaaaaacaaactaacagtactactggaggagcagctggagtTGTGTTGCCACACAGAAACGAGTGAGACGTTTAACCAGCGCAGAAGCTGAAGACATTGCATGGCTCGTTTTAGTTTTTGTCGAGCAACAGAGTATGAAGAAGAACCTGGGATGTGACCGAGTTCATCAGGCATGGGATGGCCATTGTGGTGTTTGACCCTGTGAGCTGGGATCCACGTCTCTGGCACCATCTTAAAGTCTTCCTCTACGTTCCATGGGAAACCTGAAAAGAGCCCTGATGTGATTAAATCACTCTTTAAGTTTTTTAAGTCTGGTTGTATAACGTGCTAATACAAAAAGCCAGACAACGTTTTCCTACTGGTAACTTAAATTTGTAAACTCTTAATTCTCCAAAATGCtttgagaaaaacattttttttttagcttgagGGGAAACGGaaactgctggtctactgttgccACTTTTGGTAACTGGCAGAAAATCCAGCAGAAAATCCTGTCCGAGAGAAAACATGGTTATTATATTCTGACTGTGTCTgtacctcaaacaaccacacttctACATACACattaactatccctttaagccATTCCACCCTTCCATCCTGTAGAAAGTATCACGTTCTACCTTTACAGGTCCTGTGAGAGTGCTGGTACTTTTTAAACCTCTTCTCTGCTTGTTTGTTAGGCTTTCTGTCAAGTCGAGCCCAGAGGTACGGCTTCCCTAGAGAAAAATCCCAAAGAAAATGCATTAATTAGTACATCCATCTGTACTTACTATGCATATTATAAACACTTGTAATGCAACAATACCCCCGCAATAACCACCATAAAGAGTAATAGGTTTCCTCTGATGctataaaatcattataaatgttTGTCACAACCCTGTCCAGTTTGAAAAGTTAACTGTGGCCGAAACTTACCTTTATAAAGTGTAACATAACAGCAGGTGCCATCCATCTTTTCTGTGGCAAGTGCACCATCGACATTGGCCTCCAAAGCCACAGGGTTCACACGTGGAGTGGCGACTACCTGAAATTGCTGAAAACAGTTTCCATTTTTAAGTACaatgtgattttttctttttctctaaatCAAATCCAGTGAATGTCTTATTGGCTATTACAAAAAACTATCAGTGAAagttaaatggaaatgtttttgcaattctttttgaggattaaggaTGGGAATCACAAGGATCCTCTCAATATGATACATcgtacatggtccacgataccaataatatcagcAATAaggattctgtgataatcaatatattgcaagacaatcatatagcgatacatcacgatatctgtctgacTGAAAGAACCAAAAcgtccgtgaaaagttaaaagtgcaggatttctctatttattcacaacaaagagaacaaagtgcataaagtctatgtattgaacgtagatggggcatctcttaacgtcgctttctccaccattagcTCGCTGTAAACTCACTCTTCTTCAGCCAgataacttccacccaagtttcccctcattcagtTGAGCAGCGAGTGAAATTagcagtgtgtgtttaccttAAAGCGCCTTCatttccaatccaatccaactttatttataaaaaactttaaaaaacaacaacagctgaaacaaagtgctgtacatcagagataaataagacaaataaaatataaaaatgacatcatatacctaacaaacaaacaataaaacatacaagatactgtattttatactgggtcgaaagccaaagagtaaaaatgggttttatgTGTGATGTgtaatttgttcatttaaaaatcaatatttgtCCTGAtgtatcgattatcgtattgcacgaggaaggacgacaatatatcaccaaatcaatatttttgacCCACCCATACTTAATATATGTTAAGTTAACAAACTACTGTTGGTACATTCagcattgttgttattgttatttttgactGTATTTGTCACCAGTCTTTTGTGTTTACTATCGTCGTTTGTATACATCtgacatttcatattttcagtCCAGGTCAGTTATTTTTGTCCTTTTCGTGGGTTTATGAATATAAACCCAACGTGAAAAACgtcatgtcagtgtgtgaataaCTTACACACTGTCCCACGTTGACACAGCGGTTCACAACTGGAggtgactgtgtgtcagtgggtgtgtgtgtgtgtgtgtgttggtgtgcaGCAGAGCTCACCTGACACTCTCTTTTTCTGGACTGTTCTTCCTTCACCTCCGTCACAAAGACACACGGTACCTTGTGCTGCACACAGCCCCGACGCCGCATCTCTGCCTCCGACAAGTGTCCACCTGTAGTGGAACCCGTTTGCCGCTGACAACTGCGGATTTTTATCTTAGCGACGTTTCGGCAACATGTTCATGTATTGATGTACACAGGAGATGTCCGGTCACGTGGTCcgttacttcttcttcttcttcacagcaCGTCGTTTAACCCCGGAAACTCTCGCGCCATCTTGCTGCGAGTATGTGTTCGTGTTCGTGTTCGttcgtgcgtgtgtgagtgttcttgtatttgttgctttgaGAGGACATTTTATAAACCATACAAAGTGAGGACATCTTCACATCTTTTAATGGCCTCTTTaggtttaagacctggttttaggtttagtGTTATAATTAggtttagatagatagatagatagatagatagatagatagatagatagatagatactttattcatctcacagagaaattcacacatatgtgttatgtgtgtaataataatatacatttttttttttttttttaagttttaagtagtgctttgtaaactgctcactttcCCGCACAAAGTGAAACTCATTTTTACTGTAAACGTATCTTTGTCTTCCCAGGAACTGATACAAAACAGCATAAAAAACTTTGGTCGATTTATTTCACAATGACTGGCAAGCACATTATTGGGACCTTCAATATGCACACCATCACAGATATAATCAGCCCGAATTACCTAATGACCCAACCCTTAGCAGAGAATACAACATAAGAAATTCAAATGTTTGCTGTATTCACCAAACAAAATAACTGCAGCTTCTCAATCTCAGAATACAATTAGAGGGAAAATACAgtcatacagtataatatactGCATGTAAATATTTACAGACACAATGAAATCTAAAAGACACCAAACAGGCTATTTATAAAGTAATCCTTCCTGGAATTCTTCCTgtcttttttggtttgtttatttttcattgctGATATTTATGAGGTCAAGTTGTACTTCATGCATTTCCCTATATAAAAGAAAGCAAGCTACTCTGTGTACATGGCTTTGATGTCTGGattcacacacagtgtgataTCACTGGAGTACTTCCTGTCTGATTCTTCATACGCATCATCCTCTTCTGCTCCATGTTGGCTGTGTAAGTCCATCTCACTATCAGTGTGCTTCCACATTTCTGTCTCTGTATCGTCCTTCTGCTGACCCATTGACCAGATGGTGAAAATATTCCtaaaaaaacgtaaaaaaaaaaaaaattaattcaaatgtaTATTGGAAATGCTGTATAtcctacatcatcatcattgttctGTTGATTTACTCTTAAACTGACTCTTACtgcaaaaacataataaaacataatgtaTCACATTCAATAAcgagaaaaaattaaaaatataaaaggtaaaaaataagtgtgaaaggtccagtgtgtaagaattagtgattAAACATTTATACTACATGCTTATGtgtattgtatttcattttccattagtattatatttaatgtaattttaaaagaaacattttcaaatgttgcaTACTGGACATTAAGAAGGATAGTTCAGGAGACAAGGGAAGATGATCTGATGTGGTTAAAGGGAGAaaccaaaagaagaagacaaagagttAAGgggtttttaaagtgtggttgtagtagtggcaCATAATAGTCAATACTGACAGATTTTAGCCATATAACATTGATACGATGGAACCAcgtggcattttttttttcctcctgtattCCAAATGAAAGCAGCCTATTCGGTCCTCGAGGGGGAATAATTCAGATCAGAAAATATGACTCACAGCTTGTAGTACCACACAACACCTGCTGCTGCCAGAAGCAGGAGAATGACGCCAAGAATGATGAGTGCCGTGGACAcagctggaaaaacaacaacaacaataacaaagcaTCATCCGCTGTCCCACTTCCCCAATTTATATTACACCACTAGAGGTACCAGTtcaaggagagagaaaagataaTGAGGTCACATATTGTCGTTTAATGTCACAGGTGTTCTCCTGGTTTTATATCACATGTACATGATTTGTGCATCATTTCCTTATTATGCTGTTTTCTAAATGAAGtcaattaaaaattaaaaaaaactaatcatATCcaccaagaaaacaaaagtgagaAGATAAAAAAGGTCAAGACCATACCTTCTAGAGAAGGTCTCGCAGAGCTCCCATTGTGAAGCAGCACTGGCACAGAGGTAGAGGAGATAAATGTGGTGACAGTGGTGGGGTGAGAGGGAGATGTAGGAAAACGGGTGGAGGATGTTTCCAGAGATGTGGAGGTGGAGAAAATTCCAGTAGAACGTGTCGTCTCAACCAGGGGATTTAAAAGTAAAGTGGAAGAAGTGTCCTTGGGGGGTTTAGTTGTTTTTGGCTCTTCTTTTGTGGATGTAAGCTCAGTTGTGGTGGGTGTTGGGGTTTGGGTCAGTGCTGTCGGTGTGGTTGGAGAGGAGGAGGTAGTCTGGGGTGCAGCTTTTGATGTACTTGAAGTTTCCTCTATATCTGTaaatggtggggaaaaaaactttaAGTTAACATCTTGGAACTGATGTTCAATGTAATCTGATATCTTAATTGTTATTAAACCTTTCATTTTgaaagatatttaaaatattgtgaagtgcaaccctcatgtggaagacaaagtggtagaagaataatgaatgaatgtttaattGACCACAATTATCTTAAACTCTTGATACCTGCAGGAAAATTAACAattttttcatcaaatttcaAATCAATCGCTTTTCTGTTGAGGCCACTTATATATATTTTGGaaacacatttctgtctgtATTACCATTTATGTTAAAGTTCTCTGTAATATACACATCTTTGTTAATGAGAGCTCACAGACTGTAGTTCCTGAGCCATCTTACTGAGA
Encoded proteins:
- the rlig1 gene encoding RNA ligase 1 encodes the protein MRRRGCVQHKVPCVFVTEVKEEQSRKRECQQFQVVATPRVNPVALEANVDGALATEKMDGTCCYVTLYKGKPYLWARLDRKPNKQAEKRFKKYQHSHRTCKGFPWNVEEDFKMVPETWIPAHRVKHHNGHPMPDELGHIPGWVPVENNNKQYCWHSSVVDYGSGAALVLRPNADDEDMLDIADVPLADLMEQTLELIGTNVNGNPYGLGSKKQPIHCLVSHGSIQIRNPPPVDFQQLCSWFHQSQEGRVEGIVWHCDDGTLIKVHRHHLGLTWPDGGSYLGDRSVVVRVDWTGDECNSSKDLFMSLSNLNGHTFSRLQDIQFEP
- the lyve1b gene encoding lymphatic vessel endothelial hyaluronic receptor 1b — translated: MARIWFLTQFIPACFAASFPAAESNLIKAAGVSHSQRAAGVFMLIEGEKYTFNFTSARAACLSLNVTIATTEQMMRALQQGLETCKYGWIAEQIAAIPRITPNKNCGQGQTELVLWPGSADRKFAVFCFNASDIEETSSTSKAAPQTTSSSPTTPTALTQTPTPTTTELTSTKEEPKTTKPPKDTSSTLLLNPLVETTRSTGIFSTSTSLETSSTRFPTSPSHPTTVTTFISSTSVPVLLHNGSSARPSLEAVSTALIILGVILLLLAAAGVVWYYKLNIFTIWSMGQQKDDTETEMWKHTDSEMDLHSQHGAEEDDAYEESDRKYSSDITLCVNPDIKAMYTE